In Aquiflexum balticum DSM 16537, a single genomic region encodes these proteins:
- a CDS encoding aminotransferase class I/II-fold pyridoxal phosphate-dependent enzyme: MKNFENASFKDFENVPEMDMYQRAKLFDKYLDYLLDNNHLNYRLETSTGCGPELKIRIPGKSGFQDVYGFVSNDYLGFTQHPKIKKSIISAIEKYGCGSAASPAIGGHFVYHQLLEDKVAKFFNKNAAIIYNTGYTANSATFQCLLQKEDLAILDMAVHASIYEGCQLTNVKTFLHNNLEMLERVLKNSMGKFRTRMVIVDGVYSQDGDVAPLKEILKLTKQYNAYLAVDDAHGIGVLGENGKGAIEYFDVFDEIDIIIGTFSKALGNLGGFVLGSPELIRFLKYQSKQHLFSTTSTPSILGTVRALELIDEEPEWRSKLWNNINYFKNGLNSMGLTVGNTCSAVVPVKIGNIQKTLEAGKLLLNNGIYANPIMYPAVSKKDARIRFNIMATHEFHHIDKVLNTWDTIKKKIFLLN, from the coding sequence ATGAAAAATTTTGAGAATGCAAGTTTTAAGGATTTTGAAAATGTCCCAGAAATGGATATGTATCAAAGAGCTAAGTTGTTTGACAAATATCTGGATTATCTTTTGGACAATAATCACCTTAATTATCGATTGGAAACATCGACAGGATGTGGCCCTGAATTAAAGATAAGAATTCCCGGAAAATCAGGGTTTCAAGATGTGTATGGTTTTGTTTCCAATGATTATTTGGGATTTACCCAGCATCCAAAGATTAAGAAATCCATTATTTCAGCTATCGAAAAATATGGTTGTGGTTCGGCAGCGTCTCCCGCAATTGGTGGACACTTTGTTTACCATCAACTCTTGGAAGACAAAGTTGCCAAGTTCTTCAACAAAAATGCCGCTATCATTTACAATACAGGGTACACCGCCAACAGTGCAACTTTTCAGTGTCTCCTGCAAAAAGAGGATCTCGCCATCTTGGATATGGCGGTTCACGCCAGTATTTATGAAGGATGTCAACTGACCAATGTCAAAACGTTTCTTCACAATAATTTAGAGATGCTTGAGCGGGTGCTCAAAAATTCCATGGGCAAATTCCGAACAAGGATGGTTATTGTTGATGGAGTCTATTCACAGGATGGAGATGTAGCACCACTTAAGGAAATTTTAAAGCTGACGAAACAATATAATGCGTATTTGGCAGTGGATGATGCCCATGGAATCGGAGTATTGGGGGAAAATGGAAAGGGGGCTATTGAATACTTTGATGTTTTTGACGAAATAGATATTATCATAGGTACCTTTAGCAAAGCTTTAGGAAATCTTGGGGGTTTTGTATTGGGAAGCCCCGAACTGATCCGTTTTCTAAAATACCAATCGAAGCAGCATTTGTTTTCCACTACCTCCACACCGTCAATACTTGGAACCGTGAGGGCACTTGAACTAATCGATGAAGAACCGGAGTGGCGATCCAAGTTATGGAACAATATCAACTATTTTAAAAATGGGTTGAATAGTATGGGTTTGACTGTTGGAAACACTTGTTCTGCTGTTGTGCCTGTGAAAATCGGTAATATTCAGAAAACATTGGAAGCTGGTAAATTATTGCTAAATAATGGTATCTATGCAAATCCGATTATGTACCCCGCTGTATCCAAAAAAGATGCAAGAATACGTTTCAATATTATGGCCACTCATGAATTTCACCACATAGACAAAGTATTAAATACATGGGACACTATTAAAAAGAAAATATTTTTGTTAAATTGA
- a CDS encoding heavy metal translocating P-type ATPase yields MIEPDKIINQHTKSTCFHCGEDCKETILHFDEKDFCCTGCKLVYEVLNENDLCTYYDIADKPGLSQKAVSGRENRFDYLNDEDIINKLVDFQNKEEIHITFSIPLIHCASCIWLLENLHKLNQGIISGRVDFVKKKVQVKFLREKVSLREVVSLLSKIGYEPTINLADVDRKSVSFSDKKLIYKLAVAGFCFGNMMLFSLPEYFAEAELLGEGFKKTFNYLNVLLALPVFFYSATDYLKSAWIAVRNKGVNMDVPIAIGIITLFTYSLFDIFYLENEGYMDTLGGLIFFLLIGKYYQQKTYDTLSFDRDYKSYFPVAVTRLIREQEEVIPLIKLHVGDIIKVRNEELIPADSILLDGEAYIDYSFVTGEEVPLSKKKGELIYAGGRQKGKALTLTVQKSPSQGYLTDLWNNESFEKEKVSTLESLANKISGKFTITVLLIAISALVFWSASGQISLGVLAFTSVLIITCPCALAMSTPFTLGNTLRVFGQGKLYLKNSHVIERMAKIDTVVFDKTGTLTAPARASVKYFGETLSPETQSLIKAMVNQSNHALSNRINAWLEGTKALVIGEVEEVMGKGLKTTYKTQVIKLGSAEFVGADRNDLPDGGNIVFFSIQDTILGYFFVQSGLRQGIEKVIADIEAEKEVHFLSGDQDHERTNLKKVFGNKVLMNFNQGPSDKLKYIKRLNEHGANTLMIGDGLNDAGALRESQVGIALTDKITNFSPASDAIMDASMIGKLPDFLKFSKTSRNIIKASFVLSFTYNSIGVFFAVQGLVSPVFCAILMPVSSISVVVFTTLATNYMAFKKGLKNKIF; encoded by the coding sequence ATGATTGAGCCTGACAAAATAATTAATCAACACACCAAATCCACCTGTTTTCATTGCGGGGAAGATTGTAAAGAAACAATCCTGCATTTTGATGAAAAGGATTTCTGCTGTACAGGGTGTAAGTTGGTGTATGAAGTGCTCAATGAAAACGACCTATGTACCTACTATGATATTGCAGATAAACCCGGCCTAAGCCAAAAGGCTGTATCGGGCAGAGAAAACAGGTTTGATTATCTCAATGATGAGGATATCATCAACAAGCTAGTTGATTTTCAGAACAAGGAGGAAATCCATATTACCTTTTCCATTCCACTGATTCATTGTGCGTCCTGTATTTGGTTATTGGAAAATCTCCATAAATTAAATCAGGGCATCATATCTGGTAGGGTGGATTTTGTCAAGAAAAAAGTCCAGGTCAAATTCCTTCGCGAAAAGGTCAGCCTGAGAGAGGTTGTAAGCTTACTTTCAAAGATCGGTTATGAACCCACCATTAATTTGGCTGACGTTGATAGGAAATCAGTTTCTTTTTCAGATAAGAAACTCATTTACAAATTAGCAGTTGCAGGTTTTTGTTTTGGAAACATGATGCTTTTCAGTTTGCCCGAATATTTTGCTGAGGCCGAATTGTTGGGTGAAGGATTTAAAAAGACATTTAACTACCTGAATGTTTTACTTGCGCTTCCTGTCTTTTTCTATTCTGCAACTGATTATTTGAAATCAGCCTGGATTGCAGTTCGCAATAAAGGAGTCAATATGGATGTCCCTATTGCTATTGGGATTATTACTTTATTCACTTATTCACTTTTCGATATATTTTATTTAGAGAATGAGGGATACATGGATACCTTGGGGGGTCTTATCTTTTTTCTATTGATAGGAAAATATTATCAACAGAAAACCTACGATACACTTTCTTTTGACAGAGACTATAAGTCTTACTTTCCTGTAGCGGTCACCAGGCTTATTCGCGAACAAGAAGAGGTAATTCCTTTGATCAAACTTCATGTAGGAGATATCATCAAAGTCCGGAATGAAGAATTGATACCGGCAGACAGCATTCTCCTGGACGGGGAAGCTTATATAGATTATAGCTTTGTGACCGGAGAGGAAGTTCCGCTGTCAAAGAAAAAGGGAGAGCTTATCTATGCGGGAGGTAGACAAAAAGGAAAAGCGCTGACATTGACAGTACAAAAATCCCCCTCCCAGGGATACCTGACTGATTTATGGAACAATGAGTCTTTTGAAAAAGAAAAAGTCTCTACACTGGAGTCACTTGCCAATAAAATTTCAGGGAAGTTTACCATTACAGTTTTATTGATTGCAATTTCAGCTTTGGTATTTTGGTCCGCTTCAGGACAGATTTCTTTGGGCGTGTTGGCATTTACCTCAGTATTGATCATTACCTGTCCCTGTGCTTTAGCCATGTCAACACCATTTACTTTAGGTAATACGCTTAGGGTATTCGGTCAGGGGAAATTGTATCTCAAAAATTCCCATGTCATCGAAAGAATGGCCAAAATAGATACGGTGGTTTTTGACAAAACAGGAACTTTGACAGCACCTGCTAGGGCTTCTGTGAAATATTTTGGTGAAACCCTGTCACCAGAAACCCAATCTCTGATAAAAGCCATGGTCAACCAATCCAATCATGCCCTGAGCAATAGGATAAATGCCTGGCTGGAAGGTACCAAAGCCCTTGTCATCGGTGAGGTAGAGGAAGTTATGGGCAAAGGCTTAAAAACAACCTACAAAACCCAGGTGATTAAACTCGGTTCGGCAGAATTTGTAGGTGCTGATAGGAATGATTTGCCAGATGGAGGAAATATAGTTTTCTTCTCCATTCAGGATACAATTTTAGGTTACTTCTTTGTCCAAAGCGGACTTCGGCAGGGAATTGAGAAAGTTATTGCTGATATAGAGGCGGAAAAAGAGGTGCATTTCCTTTCAGGAGATCAAGATCATGAGCGGACTAATCTCAAGAAGGTATTTGGAAATAAAGTATTGATGAATTTCAATCAGGGTCCAAGCGACAAACTGAAATATATCAAAAGGCTTAATGAACATGGAGCCAATACCCTTATGATAGGGGACGGCTTAAATGACGCCGGGGCTCTGAGAGAATCTCAGGTAGGGATTGCCTTGACGGATAAAATAACCAATTTTTCGCCTGCATCCGATGCCATTATGGATGCTTCCATGATCGGGAAGCTTCCGGATTTTCTGAAGTTTTCCAAAACCAGTAGAAATATCATCAAAGCAAGTTTTGTACTTAGTTTTACCTATAATTCAATAGGCGTCTTTTTCGCCGTTCAAGGGTTGGTAAGTCCTGTTTTCTGTGCGATTTTGATGCCTGTAAGCAGTATTTCTGTTGTAGTCTTTACTACTTTGGCAACCAATTACATGGCATTTAAAAAAGGCCTTAAAAATAAAATATTCTAA
- the ccoS gene encoding cbb3-type cytochrome oxidase assembly protein CcoS — protein sequence MEVIFILIAISLLLAGSFLFLFFQAMKSGQFEDNQTPAIRILFENETKQKTKQINKVPSTKSK from the coding sequence ATGGAAGTAATATTTATACTTATTGCAATCAGTTTATTACTCGCGGGGTCCTTCCTTTTCCTGTTTTTCCAGGCAATGAAAAGCGGACAGTTTGAAGACAACCAAACCCCTGCAATCCGAATATTATTTGAGAATGAAACAAAACAAAAAACCAAACAAATCAATAAAGTACCATCAACTAAATCTAAATGA
- the ccoN gene encoding cytochrome-c oxidase, cbb3-type subunit I, with the protein MSGTTLEQFSYDNKIVKYFGVATIAWGLVGMLVGVIAATQLFLPEANLGNPYTTFGRIRPLHTNAVIFAFVGNAIFAGIYYSMPRLLKTPMWNKALSWFHFWGWQTIILLAAISLPLGLTTSKEYAELEWPIDILIAVVWVAFGANMIGALIKRREKHLYVAIWFYLASFVTVAVLHIFNSLALPVSFFKSYSAYAGVQDALVQWWYGHNAVAFFLTTPFLGLMYYYLPKAANRPVYSYKLSIIHFWSLIFLYIWAGPHHLLYTALPEWAQILGVVFSVMLIAPSWGGMVNGLLTLRGAWDKVRVDPVLKFMVVAVTAYGMSTFEGPMLSLKNVNAIAHYTDWIVAHVHIGGLGWNGFFTFAMLYWLWPKMWKTDLYSTKLATTHFWMGTLGIIFYALPMYVAALTQSLMWKEFTEAGRLAYPNFLETVVQIVPMYMLRAFGGLLYLAGAILMVYNMVKTAKQGKFVAYEADEAPALKPHVPYEGEFWHRAWERKPIFFTVLATIAILIGGAIEIIPTILVKSNVPTISSVTPYTPLELQGRDLYISHGCVGCHSQMIRPFRSETERYGEYSKAGEFVYDRPFLWGSKRTGPDLHRVGGKYPDSWHYHHMVDPTSMSPGSLMPPYPWMSTNIMDHSDVPAKIRTLQKLGVPYPEGYDQQANADLMVQADQIVKSLQATGVEVLPESEIVALIAYLQRLGTDIKKTTASNP; encoded by the coding sequence ATGTCAGGAACAACACTGGAACAGTTCAGTTACGACAATAAGATCGTAAAGTACTTCGGGGTCGCCACCATTGCTTGGGGCCTTGTCGGAATGCTGGTGGGGGTGATTGCAGCTACCCAGCTCTTTCTACCCGAAGCCAACCTCGGAAATCCATACACTACTTTCGGCAGAATCAGACCGCTACATACCAATGCAGTGATCTTCGCCTTTGTAGGTAATGCGATTTTTGCTGGTATTTATTATTCAATGCCCAGATTACTGAAAACTCCCATGTGGAACAAAGCGCTTAGCTGGTTTCATTTTTGGGGTTGGCAGACAATCATTTTATTGGCGGCCATTAGCCTTCCTTTGGGATTGACAACTTCCAAAGAATACGCAGAGTTGGAATGGCCTATCGATATTTTGATTGCTGTAGTATGGGTGGCTTTCGGTGCCAATATGATCGGTGCACTGATCAAAAGAAGGGAAAAGCACCTGTATGTGGCTATTTGGTTTTATTTGGCCTCATTTGTTACGGTAGCGGTCCTTCATATTTTCAACTCACTTGCACTTCCTGTTTCCTTCTTCAAAAGTTATTCCGCTTATGCCGGAGTACAGGATGCGTTGGTACAATGGTGGTACGGACATAATGCCGTGGCGTTTTTTCTGACAACGCCATTTTTGGGATTGATGTATTACTACCTTCCCAAAGCTGCCAATAGACCGGTTTATTCCTACAAGCTGTCTATTATCCACTTTTGGTCCTTGATTTTCTTATATATCTGGGCAGGACCACATCATTTGTTGTATACGGCATTACCAGAATGGGCACAAATCTTAGGGGTTGTGTTTTCGGTCATGTTGATCGCACCATCATGGGGCGGGATGGTCAATGGTCTTTTGACCCTTAGGGGTGCTTGGGACAAAGTCCGTGTCGATCCGGTTTTGAAATTTATGGTGGTAGCGGTTACTGCCTATGGTATGTCCACTTTCGAAGGGCCAATGCTTTCTTTGAAAAATGTAAATGCCATTGCACACTACACCGATTGGATAGTTGCACACGTGCATATCGGAGGCCTTGGATGGAACGGCTTCTTCACTTTCGCTATGCTATATTGGTTATGGCCTAAAATGTGGAAAACAGATTTGTATTCCACCAAATTGGCTACCACTCACTTCTGGATGGGTACTTTAGGTATCATTTTCTATGCTCTGCCGATGTATGTTGCAGCATTGACTCAGTCTTTGATGTGGAAAGAGTTTACAGAAGCAGGAAGATTGGCTTATCCAAACTTCTTGGAGACCGTAGTTCAGATTGTTCCCATGTATATGTTGAGAGCTTTCGGTGGCCTATTGTATCTGGCAGGGGCGATCTTGATGGTATATAATATGGTTAAAACGGCTAAGCAAGGTAAGTTTGTGGCCTACGAGGCTGATGAAGCGCCTGCCCTGAAGCCACATGTACCTTATGAAGGGGAGTTCTGGCACAGGGCTTGGGAAAGAAAGCCAATTTTCTTTACCGTATTGGCTACCATAGCTATTCTGATCGGTGGGGCAATAGAGATTATCCCGACTATTTTGGTGAAATCCAATGTACCTACCATTTCAAGTGTGACCCCTTATACTCCTCTGGAATTACAGGGAAGAGATCTGTATATATCCCATGGTTGTGTGGGCTGTCATTCTCAGATGATCAGACCTTTTAGGTCTGAAACTGAGAGATATGGAGAATATTCCAAAGCCGGGGAATTTGTGTATGACAGACCTTTCCTTTGGGGCTCTAAAAGAACAGGACCTGATTTACATAGGGTAGGTGGGAAATATCCCGATAGCTGGCACTACCACCATATGGTAGACCCAACCAGTATGTCGCCGGGTTCTTTGATGCCTCCATATCCCTGGATGTCTACCAATATCATGGACCATAGCGATGTGCCGGCCAAAATCAGGACCCTTCAGAAACTGGGAGTTCCTTATCCAGAAGGTTATGACCAGCAAGCCAATGCGGATTTGATGGTACAAGCAGATCAGATTGTAAAAAGTCTTCAGGCTACAGGGGTAGAAGTATTGCCAGAATCTGAAATTGTGGCACTGATTGCTTATCTACAGCGATTGGGTACAGACATTAAGAAAACGACAGCTTCCAATCCTTAA
- a CDS encoding CcoQ/FixQ family Cbb3-type cytochrome c oxidase assembly chaperone: MKKDILSSIENIEIYPIISLLIFVIFFVGMFIWVIRVDKKYIDHMKEMPFDDESPKNSGYEKV, encoded by the coding sequence ATGAAAAAAGACATCTTAAGTTCCATAGAGAACATTGAAATCTATCCCATCATATCCTTACTGATCTTTGTGATCTTCTTTGTTGGGATGTTCATATGGGTAATCAGAGTTGACAAAAAGTATATAGATCATATGAAAGAAATGCCTTTCGATGATGAATCACCAAAGAACAGCGGCTATGAAAAAGTTTAA